From Camelus dromedarius isolate mCamDro1 chromosome X, mCamDro1.pat, whole genome shotgun sequence, one genomic window encodes:
- the GPRASP1 gene encoding G-protein coupled receptor-associated sorting protein 1 yields the protein MTGAEVEPSAQAKREKKPGEEVGGGAERENEVPMVVRPKVRIQAQAMPGARPKTESKSMAGSHPKTEAKAIPGARSVDETYLWVRTEFDAEAILKTEGTSQTNAIAWPLVNTESGSVANTKTLSMERELVNMDAESFPGTKVKSQSGIQPLFESEGETNMASWCHPRPTSRKESSQNCDFRWVDRSSLSSWYWNGEEVSTRLRPRDRVKASTRSRHMAKEEAMFRPKTSRELYIVSSSGSEDESLKTSWYWAREKSSIRSRPREEANSRSWFRSKKEVSESSSESECEDNVKSWFWAGEEAKSRSKPRARKGANVRARHRAKREASIDFMSGSIDVVKKDSWFWPGEKTNNSLRPKSKKEVRARAMAKEEAKIKARPRAKREARSEEEFLTGAWFWAAEESNIVGGASVKSCSQVEDESIVGSWFWTDEEANMGTEARSKFRPKTEKEPIGNSMLGTGGKTSVETEAEDTSKSVATDDKEKVIAGSCFWANEEINPEAEEETIFGSWFWVTDEASVEASIGASCGSRPGSEEEEVIGPWFWAGEEISTEAEFGEEARPAAEEETIFGSWFWAGNQAQMDSGAEVSCDTMPGAEEEEPIIGSWFWAGVEACVGAEVSNKSSLEDKEKGIISSWFGTTEEASMKYTQCKFMTAAEEINNESSFWSEDPCVFSANGCRWKSRPEEEQDTVDSWFWSRKYTRPETIVGPWFWAVEEGSIDDRTEGAKPPSKEEIMITSWSWKGDKAIIGAPNREESRPDAEEEDIGSWFWAREEDRLETEAKAREDDRLAAEEEVIVGSWFWTREEAIRKETGICSKYSPEAEEEEVTIESWFWAEEEARLEAGASFESKHGPGEEEIIVGSWFWAEEDVIEVGPQAIEETISKSEEETIFGSWFWAAKEVSVEAETCASKPREDEEMIVESLFWSGDKAIDDTKTVATSESRPKNEEGAVIGSHFGAKNEANNTTGNGTNCEFRTAAEEDEAIVGSWFWAGDEAHFESNPSPVYRAICRSRCSVEQEPDASRRPQSWEEVTVQFKPGPWGRVGFPCPSPFRFPKEAAFLFSEMFGGKPKHMEPSPEGEEQESLLQPDQPDPEFPFQYDPSYRSVTEIREHLRAKESAEPESWSCSCIQCELKIGPEEFEELLLLMDKIRDPFIHEISKIAMGMRSASQFTRDFIRDSGVVSLIETLLNYPSSRVRTSFLENMVHMAPPYPNLNMIQTYVCQVCEETLAYSLDSPEQLSGIKMVRHLTTTIDYHTLVAKYMSGFLFLLAMGNTKTRFHVLKILLNLSENPVMTKELLSAEAVSEFMGLFNRKETNDNIQVVLAMFENIGNNIEKDALLFTDDDFSLEPLISAFHEVEELAKKLQGKTDDKNDPKVDPKNDYD from the coding sequence ATGACTGGGGCTGAGGTTGAGCCTAGCGCCCAGGCCAAGCGTGAAAAGAAGCCTGGAGAAGAGGTTGGGGGTGGagctgagagagagaatgaagtcCCAATGGTGGTCAGACCTAAAGTTAGGATCCAGGCCCAGGCAATGCCTGGGGCAAGGCCCAAAACTGAGTCCAAGTCTATGGCTGGGTCACATCCTAAGACTGAAGCTAAGGCAATCCCTGGGGCAAGGTCTGTGGATGAAACCTATTTATGGGTCAGGACTGAGTTTGATGCTGAGGCAATTCTGAAGACAGAAGGAACATCCCAAACCAATGCTATAGCCTGGCCACTGGTCAATACAGAGTCGGGTTCAGTTGCTAACACTAAGACTTTGTCTATGGAGAGGGAACTGGTCAATATGGATGCCGAGTCCTTTCCTGGCACCAAGGTCAAGTCCCAGTCAGGAATTCAGCCTTTGTTTGAGTCAGAGGGTGAGACCAATATGGCCTCCTGGTGCCATCCTAGACCTACATCCAGAAAAGAGAGCTCTCAAAATTGTGATTTCAGATGGGTGGATAGATCCTCTTTGAGTTCCTGGTACTGGAATGGAGAAGAGGTCAGTACAAGGCTTCGTCCTAGAGACCGGGTAAAGGCCAGTACTAGGTCCAGGCACATGGCCAAAGAAGAAGCCATGTTTAGGCCCAAAACCAGTCGGGAGCTCTATATTGTATCCAGTTCTGGTTCTGAGGATGAATCTCTTAAGACATCCTGGTACTGGGCCAGAGAAAAGTCCAGTATCCGGTCTAGGCCCAGGGAAGAGGCCAATAGTAGGTCCTGGTTTAGGTCCAAGAAAGAAGTCTCTGAGTCCAGTTCTGAGTCTGAATGTGAGGACAATGTAAAGTCCTGGttctgggctggggaggaggccaaATCCAGGTCGAAACCCAGAGCCAGGAAAGGGGCCAATGTCAGGGCCAGGCACAGGGCCAAGCGAGAAGCTTCCATTGATTTCATGTCTGGGTCTATAGATGTAGTCAAAAAAGATTCCTGGTTCTGGCCTGGAGAGAAGACTAATAACTCGTTGAGGCCCAAGTCCAAGAAAGAGGTCAGGGCCAGAGCAATGGCAAAGGAAGAGGCCAAAATCAAGGCCAGACCCAGGGCCAAGCGAGAAGCCAGGTCAGAGGAAGAGTTCCTCACTGGGGCCTGGTTCTGGGCTGCAGAAGAGTCCAACATAGTGGGTGGGGCCAGTGTCAAGTCCTGTTCTCAAGTGGAGGATGAGTCCATTGTTGGCAGTTGGTTCTGGACTGATGAAGAAGCCAATATGGGGACTGAGGCCAGAAGTAAATTCAGACCAAAGACTGAGAAGGAGCCTATTGGCAATTCTATGCTTGGAACTGGAGGAAAGACCAgtgtagaaactgaggctgaggacACTTCCAAATCTGTGGCAACAGATGATAAAGAAAAGGTCATTGCTGGTTCCTGCTTCTGGGCTAATGAAGAAATCAATCCAGAGGCTGAGGAAGAGACCATTTTTGGGTCTTGGTTTTGGGTCACCGATGAGGCCAGTGTGGAAGCTAGTATTGGGGCCAGCTGTGGGTCCAGGCCAGGGTCTGAGGAAGAAGAGGTGATTGGTCCCTGGTTCTGGGCTGGAGAAGAAATCAGTACAGAGGCTGAGTTTGGAGAAGAGGCTAGGCCAGCAGCTGAAGAAGAGACAATATTTGGGTCCTGGTTTTGGGCTGGAAACCAGGCCCAGATGGATTCTGGGGCTGAAGTCAGTTGTGACACCatgccaggggctgaggaggaggagcccATTATTGGGTCATGGTTCTGGGCTGGAGTAGAAGCTTGTGTGGGGGCTGAAGTCAGCAACAAGTCTAGCCTGGAGGACAAGGAAAAGGGTATTATATCATCTTGGTTTGGGACCACAGAAGAGGCCAGTATGAAGTATACCCAATGCAAATTTATGACAGCTGCTGAGGAGATCAATAATGAGTCTAGCTTCTGGTCAGAAGATCCCTGTGTGTTTTCTGCCAATGGATGCAGATGGAAGTCTAGGCCAGAGGAGGAACAGGACACTGTTGATTCATGGTTCTGGTCCAGAAAGTACACAAGGCCAGAGACCATTGTAGGGCCCTGGTTCTGGGCTGTGGAAGAGGGCAGTATAGATGATAGGACTGAAGGAGCCAAGCCACCTAGCAAGGAGGAGATCATGATCACATCCTGGTCCTGGAAAGGGGATAAAGCCATTATAGGGGCTCCAAACAGAGAAGAATCCAGGCCAGATGCTGAAGAGGAAGACATTGGTTCTTGGTTCTGGGCCAGGGAGGAGGACAGGCTTGAAACAGAAGCTAAAGCTAGAGAAGACGACAGGCTGGCAGCTGAAGAGGAGGTTATTGTTGGGTCTTGGTTCTGGACCAGGGAAGAGGCCATTAGGAAGGAGACTGGCATTTGCAGCAAATACAGCCCAGAAGCTGAAGAGGAAGAAGTCACTATTGAGTCCTGGTTCTGGGCTGAAGAAGAGGCCAGACTGGAGGCAGGGGCTAGTTTTGAGTCCAAGCATGGGCCTGGAGAGGAAGAAATCATTGTTGGGTCCTGGTTTTGGGCTGAAGAAGATGTTATAGAGGTTGGACCTCAGGCAATAGAAGAGACCATATCGAAGTCTGAAGAGGAAACCATTTTTGGATCCTGGTTCTGGGCTGCAAAAGAAGTCAGTGTAGAAGCTGAGACATGTGCGTCTAAACCAAGAGAAGATGAAGAGATGATTGTTGAGTCCTTGTTCTGGTCTGGAGACAAGGCCATCGATGACACTAAAACTGTGGCTACTTCTGAGTCCAGGCCTAAAAATGAGGAAGGGGCAGTTATTGGGTCCCATTTTGGAGctaaaaatgaggctaataacaCGACTGGTAATGGGACCAACTGTGAGTTCAGGACAGCAGCTGAGGAGGACGAGGCCATAGTGGGGTCCTGGTTCTGGGCAGGAGATGAGGCCCATTTTGAATCAAATCCTAGCCCTGTGTACAGGGCCATTTGCAGGTCCAGGTGTTCAGTTGAGCAGGAGCCTGATGCTTCACGCaggccccagagctgggaggaggtTACTGTTCAGTTCAAGCCTGGCCCATGGGGTAGGGTTGGCTTCCCATGCCCAAGCCCCTTTAGATTTCCAAAAGAAGCAGCATTTCTGTTCTCTGAAATGTTTGGAGGAAAGCCCAAGCACATGGAACCGAGCCCAGAAGGGGAAGAGCAGGAGTCTTTGCTGCAGCCTGATCAGCCTGACCCTGAGTTCCCATTTCAATATGATCCATCCTACCGGTCAGTCACAGAAATTCGAGAGCATCTTAGGGCCAAAGAAAGTGCAGAGCCTGAGAGTTGGTCCTGCAGCTGCATACAATGTGAGCTTAAAATTGGTCCTGAAGAGTTTGAAGAACTCCTTCTGTTAATGGACAAAATTCGAGATCCTTTTATTCATGAAATATCTAAAATTGCAATGGGTATGAGGAGTGCTTCTCAGTTTACCCGCGATTTCATTCGTGATTCAGGTGTTGTCTCACTTATTGAAACCTTGCTCAATTATCCCTCCTCCCGTGTTAGGACAAGTTTTTTGGAAAATATGGTTCACATGGCTCCACCTTATCCAAATCTGAACATGATTCAGACATATGTGTGTCAAGTATGTGAAGAAACCCTTGCGTATAGTCTGGATTCCCCTGAGCAGTTATCTGGAATAAAGATGGTTAGACACCTCACTACAACTATTGACTATCACACACTGGTTGCTAAGTATATGTCTGGGTTTCTATTCTTATTAGCCATGGGCAATACCAAAACAAGGTTTCATGTTCTGAAAATACTACTGAATTTGTCTGAAAATCCTGTCATGACAAAAGAACTGCTCAGTGCTGAAGCAGTGTCAGAATTTATGGGCCTTTTTAACAGGAAAGAGACAAATGACAATATTCAGGTTGTTCTAGCAATGTTTGAGAATATTGGTAACAACATTGAAAAAGACGCATTGCTGTTTACTGATGATGATTTCAGTCTTGAGCCACTTATTTCTGCATTCCATGAAGTTGAGGAACTTGCTAAGAAACTGCAAGGCAAAACAGATGATAAAAATGACCCCAAGGTAGACCCAAAAAATGATTATGATTAA